The following proteins are encoded in a genomic region of Sorangiineae bacterium MSr12523:
- a CDS encoding S1 family peptidase: protein MKNRIPAVYVLVSVLASACSMDATTESPTQRSAQAIGGHANPSNADYVVSVNGSCSGTLVAPTKVVTAQHCIHSGENRAGGVVATRATQIGARDVAVLTLSRALDLPTVRLAREIPGVGTKGTLIGFGRTEDSSAFDTRREARLRVYKVGSNVADESDRIGPTGFFARNADSRGCGADSGGAFMVGGMLAGVTVLGDPSCSHPDWDTGFAAVGSLYDQLSTAIED, encoded by the coding sequence ATGAAGAATCGAATTCCCGCGGTGTACGTACTCGTATCCGTCCTTGCGTCGGCGTGTAGCATGGACGCAACCACGGAAAGCCCCACCCAACGGAGCGCGCAGGCCATCGGCGGGCACGCAAACCCATCGAACGCCGACTACGTCGTTTCGGTCAACGGATCTTGCTCCGGAACGTTGGTCGCGCCCACGAAGGTCGTGACGGCCCAACACTGCATCCATTCCGGGGAGAATCGGGCTGGCGGCGTCGTGGCGACGCGCGCCACCCAGATCGGCGCACGGGACGTCGCCGTTTTGACCTTGAGTCGTGCGCTCGACCTTCCCACCGTGCGCCTCGCGCGCGAAATCCCGGGCGTGGGAACGAAGGGCACGCTCATCGGATTCGGCCGCACCGAGGATTCGAGCGCATTCGATACCCGCCGTGAGGCTCGGTTGCGTGTGTACAAGGTGGGGTCGAACGTCGCGGACGAAAGCGATCGCATCGGCCCCACGGGCTTCTTTGCCCGCAACGCCGACTCGCGGGGTTGCGGAGCGGACTCCGGCGGCGCGTTCATGGTTGGAGGCATGCTCGCCGGCGTCACCGTCCTCGGCGACCCTTCGTGCAGCCACCCCGATTGGGATACCGGGTTTGCAGCCGTCGGGTCGCTCTACGATCAGCTTAGCACCGCCATCGAGGACTAA